In Pyrobaculum sp. 3827-6, the genomic window CGGCCCCATGTATCTGTATGTATCCCCCCCATTGTGTAGTGGACAGCCGGCCTCACCGGGATGGGCTCCGATAGTACGTCGATACCGGCGTACTTATGAGCGAGCTCTCTAATAAACGGAATACGTCTGTTAATCCTCTCCTCGCCCAAGTGTCTGAGATCCAGCCCGACGTAACACATACCCGACTCGTGCTGGAACCCCCTTCCCTCCATACACTCCGTCAATATGGCCCTCGACACTATATCCCTGGGAGCAAGTTCCATCCTCTGGGGGGCGTACCTTTTCATAAAGCGCTCTCCCTCCTTGTTTATTAGATAACCTCCCTCGCCCCTGGCCGCCTCGCTTACAAGTATCCCGCTAGGGACCAGGGCTGTGGGGTGCCACTGGACAAACTCCATATCCTTTATGGCAAGCCCCGCCCTCAGGGCATATCCCAAAGTCTCGCCAGTGGTGGAGTGCGCCGTGGTGGTGAAGCGGTAGAGCCTGCCGGCGCCCCCCGTCGCGATAATCCCAGCCTTTCCGTAGAAAAATTTGAACTCTCCTCTCTTCAAGTCGTACGCAGTGACACCCTTAAATTCACCGTCTTCGATGATGAATTTGGTTACAAAATGTTCGTGGTATACGTGGATGTTGTCGAACCTCCTGGTTTCTGAAAACAGCGTGGACATTATGAAAAATCCCGTCTTGTCGGCGGCGAAGGTGGTTCTGGGAATCGACATCCCTCCAAAAGGCCTCTGCGAAATCCGGCCATCTGGCTCCCTGCTCCAGGGCACGCCTATTCTCTCGAGATACCTCACCTCCTTAGGCGCGTACTCCACGAGAATCTGTACTGCGTCTTGATCTGCGAGAAAGTCGCTGCCCTTAACGGTGTCGTAGGCATGTAGCTCCAGCGAGTCGCCGGTTTTATCGGGATAGAGAACCGCCGACATGCCGCCTTCTGCAGATAAGCTGTGGCTACGCATCGCCTGTATCTTCGACAAAATTGCTATTGATATCCTCCCGCCGCTGGCCCACGCCGCCGCGGTGGCGGCCCTTAAACCAGCAATTCCAGAGCCGACTATAATTAGGTCGTACTTCAAAACCTCCATAATAATTCAGTACGTTTGAGATAATTAATTATATTTCGACAGGAGCCCAAAGCTTATTCATCTACACTGCGGCAAGGTTTAAAACTACAGATCCAAGAAAGTTAGTGGCTTTATCTGTTGTGTGGATAAGACGTGAGGGTGTAGATCTCTGCGAGGGACAGGTGCTGGCTAGATGTTGCATAGGAGAGATATGTGCAGATGTGCCGATAGACGCCCAGGTGGCGCCCGGCGTCTATCCGCTCGAAGAGGCGGCAAAGTCACCAAGTCTGAAAACATGTATCGAGGTGTTAAATCGACAGAAAGAAAAAGGTCTGCGGAGAATAGAGGTATGTAAACAGAGAGAATCGACTAAGTGTGCCAAGAAACTCGCGGAACAGATACTTTTGAAATACGGAGGGCCCATCCTCTTGGTCGGGTACAGCGATAGCGTTGCCAACGTGTTGCTTTCTCTCGCCGATGGCGCAGTCGCCGACGCCGAGGGCAGGCTCTATCCCTACGAATTTGTAGATGTAACTAACCCGCACAATTGGGTTGAAAAGGCGCGCGTTGTAGTCATCGCGCCGGGGGCGTTGCAATATGTAGACATAGCTGAACTTGTAAAAAAAGCAAAAGAGCTAGGCAAGCCCGTGGTAATGTACGGGGCGTTGTCAGCCCTCTACAAAGACCTGGGTATAGAATATTTCTGTCCATACGGTTTAAAAGTATAGTAAAGCAAGACATATAAGCCAAACACAACACTACCTATGTGAAGTTTTATGAACGCTCAGCCGGCGCCGTAGTGTACGCCATAGACAGCCGCGGCGTACTCTACCTACTCCTCCACGGAAAATACGGCTGGGACTTCCCCCACGGCCTAGTCCACCTATACGAAACCGACGAAGCCGCCGCCCTCAGAGAAATACACGAGGAGACCGGGCTTAAAGTCGAGCTAATACCTGCTTTTAGAGAAGAAATCCGCTACAAGTACTCCAAGCGGGGCCGCACCATCTACCGAGAGGTAATATACTTCCTAGCCCGCGCCAGCGACAGAGACGTAACTCTCTCAAAAGAACACGACGCCTACATCTGGGCAACCAAAGAAGAGGCGCTCAAACTTATTTCACGCGACGAGACAAGAGCCGTCTTGCTCAAGGCGTGGAGAAAAATCCTAGAAATAGAGAAGCTAATGGAGAAAATTAACTAATTACAGAGACGCCCTCAACGGCGTACCACGGATACCTGTAGAACTTATCGCCGCTGATCCTAGACCACACAGCGTTGTCCGGCGAATACAGCAGAGCCACGTAGTCCACGAACACTGGCAACCTGATGAAGTACATGCTGAACCGCAAGTCGTCGCTTATTGTGGCCATAGGCACAACCAACCCGCCGCCTAGCACCGAGGCAGACTTCAGAGCAAAGAGGTAGCTAATAGGCGGCCTGCTCAGCACTACCCTAACATATGGAGACGTAGTTATAGTAATCGGGCTGTCTCCAGTCTCTATAAACGGCCGCACTACGCCGCTTATCGCCTCAGAGGTGCCGCACCCGCCGTAGAGCGTAGTCCTGGCGACAATGGCGAAGCTCCTAGCGCCAACCACTGGATACGAAGCAGACATAGTTTGGTACAGCAACCCCGGCGCCACTATAGGAACCGCGAAAGACGCGGCGGGCAACGCCAGTGCCTTGGCCTGTCCACCGACGCCAGTCCAGTTAAACTTGCCAGAGCCCAGATAGCTGTGATACGTCACGCCTTGGTTCCTGAAGTTGCCGGCAAAGAAACCGCTGTCCGTAACTGTATATAGAATTAGTGACGTGTTGATGCATCTCCACCTGAAGTCCACATACAAGCCCCTTGCCAAAGTTGGGGTAGAGACATAGTAGACTCTCCAGTCGCCGGACTCATACCTCCACGCCCAGTCGTTGCCTCCCCTCACTTCGCTGGCGTTGTACCAGCTGTCAGACCTCCCGGAGGTGAGCACATACTGGGTATTCACAGGCACGCTGGCCCGCACCACGTAGCTCAGCGGCACCACGTAAGAAGTGCCGTTGACGTTAAGTACAATTAGCCTCTCATAAACCGTGGGAGCCGCATTGGAAGGCGGAGTTACCCTCACAACAAACGTATAGCGCTGACCCGGCGCTAATGTAACGGCGCTGGGGGTTATGCTCGCATCTGGAGCTGTAACTCTCTTATACGCCACCACCTCAAGGGTGACTGGCACAGATGCTGGGTAGGGCGCCGTGACAGGTCTAATATCTATTCTCAAAACAAGCCTCTGGCCGGGTTCTAGCTTAGCCGAGAGTTTCGACACGGGCACCTCCACGGCGGTGCCGCGCTGGTAGCCGTAGTTTATCCACGTAAGCTCGTTGACAGCAATACGGCTGTCGCCGTTGAGATCCGTCCAGCCGAATACCCACAGCACAGGCCTCACGTTGTTGACGTAGTCAAACTCGGGATCAAAGGCTGAGAAGCTGTAGGCAATTCTAAACACCACGAGATCTGCCTGTCTCAGCACGTCCTCATCAAAGCCTAGTAGTTGCATCGTGAAGTACCCCCCCACTGTCCTCACCGGTATGTTCAGCGTAGTGGTCTTCCTGTAGATTGGTGCAAGGGTCTGCACGGAGGCGGATACGGCGAGTCTAGAGCCTACTGCAGTTACTGTTAATGTGCCGACTGCTTGTACGCCGGGATTTGCAGTGAGGTACATACTGGTCATGCCGAGGGACGGCTGGGGGACGCCCGTCTGCAGATATGCGGCCCACTGTGGGGTTAATACGTTATTCATTAAGTATCCAAAGTATAGAGGTATGTTGACTCTCCACTGGAAGCTCCAAGAATCGCCGAGATTAACGACGGAGTTAGTCTGGAAGAGGGCCACCGGCGTCTTGGGGGCGGGAAGGCCGTAGTAGGCGCGGGCGGCTATGACGGCCGCCGTGGCGTTTACAAAGCCGTGGCCAGCTGTAAACGGCGTGTAGCCAATATCAATTGCTGTGCTGGCTATGAACTGCCTCACGAGGAACGGATCGACAGCCGCTGGGTCAACCTTATCAGCCACCGCGCTCAGCACAAGCGCGACTACGCCGGCGGTTAGAGGCGTAGCTTGAGAAGTACCGCCGAATGTGTCCCAGTCCTCTGGTATGCCGTAGTAGTACCTGCCCCACCCAACTGGATAAGCCGCGATTCCAAATGCGCCTATATTGACAACATCGGGCTTTACATAGCCCGCGACCGTCGGCCCCCTTAGGGACCAGCTTATTATGTCGCCCCATCTAAATCCGTAGAAGGGAGTGCCGAGGGCTAGCCAGAAGTGGCCGCTTGTCGCAGCGCCGACCGTAATGGCGCCCGCCGCCGCGCCGGGGCTTGTAATTGTGCCAAAGCCGTAGCCGCCGTTTCCACCTGCATGCACCACAACGATGCCTGGGTAGTCTCTGTCAAGGAACCCCCGCGCCGCCAGGGCGTTTATCACCGCGGACTCGAAATCGTAGCCGAACGCGGCGTAGTCGTAGATAAATCCAGAGATCCCCCAGCTGTTGCTAATGACGTGGGCCCTTTTTTGCCTAGTCCAGTACCACTGACCGTCTTGGTTAACGTCAAAGCCGGCGGCCCACATCATGCCAGCCTCAACCATACCCCACCACAGACCCTTTACGCCGAGCACCTTGGCCCCAGGCGCGATGCTTCTAAGCCTCTGCTGGCCTAGGTAACCGAGGTCGTACACAGCCCTCCCCCTCCCAGCGGCTACCGAGCTACAGGCGGTGCCGTGGCTATTGAAGTCGTAGAATATGCTTAGGTAGTTGCCCGAAAGGTCCCAGCCCGGGTAGAACTTGGCGTATACATCTAGCCACAGCCCCCAGTCGTAGAAGTAGCCCCCGGCGACGCCGAGGCTAATAGTCGGCGCCGTTGGGCTGTCTACTATGAGTCTATTCCCGAAGTACCTCAGCTCCGGGTCGTCTGAGAAGTCGCAGTTGTTGTTCAGATCGACACGCGCCGCCGTGTAGACCCCGGGCTGGTCAGGGTCGTACATAACCACGCCCACCTTTACGACGCCGCCGTACCACGGTATGTAGAGATAAGTCATGCCAAACTTGTAGACACCACTCTTACTTACCAAGCCGGTGACAGCGTAGTTGCATGTGGCGTTAACTCTGTTTACCATCGGTCCGTCTATTACATAAAATGTTTGGCCGCTTGTCTGTAAATAGCCCCCAGAAGCCGTGAAGCTCTGCAGGAGGATCACCTGTGACTCATCTGCGTCGAGGACGAGGGGCTCGACGCTGGCTACCTGAGCGAGTGGCAGTGTTGAAGTCTGCCCCCGTAGCGTCTTGTACTGCAGTGATCCTCCAGCTAGGGCAATCGCGGAGGCGGTGATCTCTCTGCCGTCTGTGGTTTTAATGAGCCAGGCTAGGGCGTCTTGGAGATCTGGGTGTCCGTAGTCCACACCTGTGTCCACGATGGCGATAACTACGCCGGTGCCGTTCACGCCGAAGAGTTGCTCAACTCTGCTGGCGCCAATGATCTCCCTCATTACGGGAAGAGTGGGCTGTGGGGTGCCCTCCCCCCTCTCCAATAGGCTAGCGACGTCGGTAAAGAAATCTCTCGGGGGTATCTCCGGTATGACCTTCACGAAGATGGACTCGACGTAGGGCGAGTCCACTATAGACTTCAAAGTGCTGGCTGGGCCTTTGTAGTACAGCGTAGAGGAGGCGCCGTCTAGCCTTCCCCGGAGCTCTAACCCGTTAATGGACAGGACCGCTACTTTCACTTCTTTCCCTAGTATCTTGGCTGTCTCTATCTTGGGTGTTGTCCTCCACTGCGAGGCAAATGTGTATACATCCGACACCTTGACTTTTGCAAGGACCGGCGTGTCTGTGTCAAGTATTGCCGGATTTGCACCTGAGATTTTAACTGTCTGGGCAAATGCGAGAACTGTTGTGATTAGCAGAACTGTTAGTAGATATTTTCCGTTCATAATCAATGAAACTTAGACTATTTTTTAAGTATTACGACTATGCCTCTCATTTATATACTGGGCCTCTTTTTAGGTATATGTGAAGATGACGATAGTAATTAGGAAGGATTTGAAGATCTCTTGTGGTAAAGCCGCGGCTCAGGCGGGCCACGCGGCGGTTGAATGTGTCTTGCTGGCTATGGAAGATGCGAGGTGGCGTAGGTGGCTCGATCAGTGGTTGGGGGAGGGACAGAAGAAGGTGGTGCTGGCAGTGGATGACGTTGCCCACCTCTATCAGCTACATGAAAAGGCGAAGGAGCTTGGCCTCCCAACGGCTGTTGTCGTGGACGCCGGCCTCACGGAGGTACCACCTGGCACCCCAACGGCAATTTGCGTGGGGCCGGGACCGGACGAGCAGGTGGATAAGGTCACAGGCTCGCTTAAGCTCTACAGGTAAAGTATATATTTGCCGTTGTGTGTCCGCCTATGCGCTTGGTTTATGCATATGCGGGCTTTTCACTGGGGGTGGCGCTGTACTTCCTTGTGCTCACCGCGCTGGGCCTCCGGACGCCGGACATCTCCATCGGGGCGGCGCGGGTAAACCTCTTCGTAGTAGTCGCCGCGGCCTTTGTAATCTTTACGCTCTACGTGGTGTACCGCCTCACAGAGAGACGTAGTTAAGAAACTCCCCCTCCCCGACCCTTGCCTTGACCTCCTCCAGAGACTTGTAGGGCCTCCCCCCTATCAAGGCCTTGAGCTTTTTCCCGGTCATGCCGGGGAGGTGTCTCAAGACGCGCTTATCAGCCGTGTTTATGTTTACGGGGTGGGGCAGTGCCAGTACGCTCCTGGCCCCGTGGTCCACAACGACGACGTCTATATACCTCCCCAGCTCAACTCTCGTAGGTATGTACACGAGGAGGGGGTAAGAGCCCACCTGTCTCGCGTATGTGCCGCCGTGGTAGTACACCTCGGTGTACACCTCTCTTAGGACGGTGCCCCGCGGGACGATTCTCCTAAGCATCTCCTTTTCAAAAACCTCCCTTACCCACTTCTTGAACTGGCGGAACCACATCTTGTGCTCTCTGAGTCTCGCGGTGAGCTTCCTCGCCTCGGGCCACAGGCGGGAGCTTGGGAAGATGAGTAGCTGTCTGATATTTACCCTCCTCACAAGTAGGTTCCCCTCCAGAATTTTGTTGAGGAATTCCACGTTTAGTCGGTAGGTTTCGCGGGTCTCCCCGGGTAGGCCTGCGACGAAGTTTACACCGGCGAGTAGGTACGGCATGCCGTTGTGGCCTCTCACAGATCCGTACCTAGTGAAGATCTCAATGGCCTCCAGAGCCTCCTCCGGCCCCACCTTTAAGTTGTTGATCTTCACGACGCGGGGGTCTGCGGTTTCTACCCCCATTGCCGCGACGTTGCCCGGCGTGCCGTAGCTGACTAGGAGTTTGGTTATCTCGATAGACTCTGTCTTCCACCTAGCCACTGTGCCCGGGTTGACGTTGTCTATGTGTAGCGTCTTCAGGCCGGGGGCGGCGTTCCTTATCCCAACTAGTAGCTTCTCAATAGCGGCGGGGCTGGGCCTTGGAAAATCGTCGCGGCCTACGTCGTGGGCCATGTAGGTGTAGAAATCGGCCTGTCTCCCCAGCCTGAAGTGGACAACCCCCGCCTTGTATAGCGCCTCTACCTCCCTCACCACGCCCTCTATGGGCCGAGTCGCAACGGGGCCGTAGGCCACCGTGGTGCAGAAAGAACAGCCGCCTGAGACGTACCTAGGACATGAGCGGTATGTCTCTATCTCTACGATCAGGTTGCGGCCGTGGTTTGGGTGTTGCTGGGCGATTTTGGCCCCCCGCGTCGCGAATATATCAACGAGCTTGAAGTCTTCGTGTCTTTCAGATGGGTGTGCCTTCTCCACTCCGTCTTTTAAAATGCGGTAAACTACAAGATCCACGTCTCCGCTGACGACGTAGTCGTAGTACCTGCGGAATTTGTAGGGGGGCACCGCCACGGAGCC contains:
- a CDS encoding succinate dehydrogenase/fumarate reductase flavoprotein subunit, which translates into the protein MEVLKYDLIIVGSGIAGLRAATAAAWASGGRISIAILSKIQAMRSHSLSAEGGMSAVLYPDKTGDSLELHAYDTVKGSDFLADQDAVQILVEYAPKEVRYLERIGVPWSREPDGRISQRPFGGMSIPRTTFAADKTGFFIMSTLFSETRRFDNIHVYHEHFVTKFIIEDGEFKGVTAYDLKRGEFKFFYGKAGIIATGGAGRLYRFTTTAHSTTGETLGYALRAGLAIKDMEFVQWHPTALVPSGILVSEAARGEGGYLINKEGERFMKRYAPQRMELAPRDIVSRAILTECMEGRGFQHESGMCYVGLDLRHLGEERINRRIPFIRELAHKYAGIDVLSEPIPVRPAVHYTMGGIHTDTWGRVLTADGKWVRGLWAAGEAASVNIHGANRLGSNSLSECSVWGRLTGEQAAKYVLETSRLPSPDGKLLDVAKGEESRVFDRLLHKEQNAPSPYEVKKQLNDIMEEHFGPFRHGSSMAEGLAKLKKLREFSSFRVVDSSRVYNQNLKDALEVDGMLDLAMVVGIGAYARSESRGAHYRLDYPKRDDVNWLKHTVAYMYGGELKLVYTPVTITKWQPEERRY
- a CDS encoding bis(5'-nucleosyl)-tetraphosphatase, whose translation is MKFYERSAGAVVYAIDSRGVLYLLLHGKYGWDFPHGLVHLYETDEAAALREIHEETGLKVELIPAFREEIRYKYSKRGRTIYREVIYFLARASDRDVTLSKEHDAYIWATKEEALKLISRDETRAVLLKAWRKILEIEKLMEKIN
- a CDS encoding S8 family serine peptidase, producing the protein MNGKYLLTVLLITTVLAFAQTVKISGANPAILDTDTPVLAKVKVSDVYTFASQWRTTPKIETAKILGKEVKVAVLSINGLELRGRLDGASSTLYYKGPASTLKSIVDSPYVESIFVKVIPEIPPRDFFTDVASLLERGEGTPQPTLPVMREIIGASRVEQLFGVNGTGVVIAIVDTGVDYGHPDLQDALAWLIKTTDGREITASAIALAGGSLQYKTLRGQTSTLPLAQVASVEPLVLDADESQVILLQSFTASGGYLQTSGQTFYVIDGPMVNRVNATCNYAVTGLVSKSGVYKFGMTYLYIPWYGGVVKVGVVMYDPDQPGVYTAARVDLNNNCDFSDDPELRYFGNRLIVDSPTAPTISLGVAGGYFYDWGLWLDVYAKFYPGWDLSGNYLSIFYDFNSHGTACSSVAAGRGRAVYDLGYLGQQRLRSIAPGAKVLGVKGLWWGMVEAGMMWAAGFDVNQDGQWYWTRQKRAHVISNSWGISGFIYDYAAFGYDFESAVINALAARGFLDRDYPGIVVVHAGGNGGYGFGTITSPGAAAGAITVGAATSGHFWLALGTPFYGFRWGDIISWSLRGPTVAGYVKPDVVNIGAFGIAAYPVGWGRYYYGIPEDWDTFGGTSQATPLTAGVVALVLSAVADKVDPAAVDPFLVRQFIASTAIDIGYTPFTAGHGFVNATAAVIAARAYYGLPAPKTPVALFQTNSVVNLGDSWSFQWRVNIPLYFGYLMNNVLTPQWAAYLQTGVPQPSLGMTSMYLTANPGVQAVGTLTVTAVGSRLAVSASVQTLAPIYRKTTTLNIPVRTVGGYFTMQLLGFDEDVLRQADLVVFRIAYSFSAFDPEFDYVNNVRPVLWVFGWTDLNGDSRIAVNELTWINYGYQRGTAVEVPVSKLSAKLEPGQRLVLRIDIRPVTAPYPASVPVTLEVVAYKRVTAPDASITPSAVTLAPGQRYTFVVRVTPPSNAAPTVYERLIVLNVNGTSYVVPLSYVVRASVPVNTQYVLTSGRSDSWYNASEVRGGNDWAWRYESGDWRVYYVSTPTLARGLYVDFRWRCINTSLILYTVTDSGFFAGNFRNQGVTYHSYLGSGKFNWTGVGGQAKALALPAASFAVPIVAPGLLYQTMSASYPVVGARSFAIVARTTLYGGCGTSEAISGVVRPFIETGDSPITITTSPYVRVVLSRPPISYLFALKSASVLGGGLVVPMATISDDLRFSMYFIRLPVFVDYVALLYSPDNAVWSRISGDKFYRYPWYAVEGVSVIS
- the pth2 gene encoding peptidyl-tRNA hydrolase Pth2, coding for MTIVIRKDLKISCGKAAAQAGHAAVECVLLAMEDARWRRWLDQWLGEGQKKVVLAVDDVAHLYQLHEKAKELGLPTAVVVDAGLTEVPPGTPTAICVGPGPDEQVDKVTGSLKLYR
- a CDS encoding radical SAM protein, which gives rise to MRIAIVDGYTDEPAGLGVPPYLDVYARYVAGAADLAGVDAVHYFTVDQLRADWPAHLSQLSSYDLVVVIAGVTTPGKYLGGTPIALDELLDIGRVEGPVKVLGGPVAKFGYGIAGGSVAVPPYKFRRYYDYVVSGDVDLVVYRILKDGVEKAHPSERHEDFKLVDIFATRGAKIAQQHPNHGRNLIVEIETYRSCPRYVSGGCSFCTTVAYGPVATRPIEGVVREVEALYKAGVVHFRLGRQADFYTYMAHDVGRDDFPRPSPAAIEKLLVGIRNAAPGLKTLHIDNVNPGTVARWKTESIEITKLLVSYGTPGNVAAMGVETADPRVVKINNLKVGPEEALEAIEIFTRYGSVRGHNGMPYLLAGVNFVAGLPGETRETYRLNVEFLNKILEGNLLVRRVNIRQLLIFPSSRLWPEARKLTARLREHKMWFRQFKKWVREVFEKEMLRRIVPRGTVLREVYTEVYYHGGTYARQVGSYPLLVYIPTRVELGRYIDVVVVDHGARSVLALPHPVNINTADKRVLRHLPGMTGKKLKALIGGRPYKSLEEVKARVGEGEFLNYVSL